The following are encoded together in the Lytechinus variegatus isolate NC3 chromosome 19, Lvar_3.0, whole genome shotgun sequence genome:
- the LOC121405939 gene encoding uncharacterized protein LOC121405939 encodes MAIMTHLTLFITLSVMAITGVHSQMMGAKSEIFEVMKQSCGLYQKELREEGPTCNVEFMNEFVDELDNIEYVPVNRLDADQVEDLAEAYVNQAEGRAKGRHLCFEMTGEKITSGCQLMEGVCTYYRNVIHCLQNGGQPAVPTAAPTNPPVFTTTPPPFTA; translated from the exons ATGGCCATTATG ACTCATCTCACGCTTTTCATCACCCTATCTGTAATGGCAATTACCGGCGTGCACTCACAGA TGATGGGTGCCAAGTCCGAAATCTTCGAGGTTATGAAGCAATCGTGCGGACTCTACCAGAAGGAACTCAGGGAGGAAGGGCCGACATGCAACGTCGAATTCATGAACGAATTCGTGGACGAGCTGGACAACATCGAGTACGTACCGGTCAACCGTCTCGATGCCGACCAGGTCGAGGACCTCGCCGAGGCTTACGTCAACCAGGCAGAAGGACGGGCGAAGGGCCGTCATCTTTGTTTTGAGATGACCGGAGAGAAAATCACCAGCGGATGTCAGCTAATGGAGGGCGTCTGCACCTATTATAGGAACGTCATCCACTGCCTACAAAATGgag GTCAACCCGCTGTCCCCACGGCCGCCCCCACCAATCCACCTGTCTTTACCACGACACCCCCTCCCTTCACTGCATAG
- the LOC121406389 gene encoding uncharacterized protein LOC121406389, producing MNLKIKCTLQAVLSIATMWHTINAQGLNPDRGVTFHLRAVCAPYQLELAKNGHNSCNNKVIDEMHDYAENVYLQGYNRDLVEEYLKLSQTGELCYSEGMRVHQITGSCDCMNKVCDRHDPKKVDYCNNIVLSPFTPSMNTSSAYDWLGFQLSW from the exons ATGAATTTGAAG ATCAAATGCACCCTCCAAGCAGTACTGAGCATTGCTACAATGTGGCATACGATCAACGCACAGG GTCTGAATCCCGACAGGGGTGTAACATTTCACCTCCGCGCCGTCTGTGCCCCCTACCAACTTGAACTCGCCAAGAACGGCCACAACTCCTGCAACAACAAGGTGATTGACGAGATGCACGATTACGCCGAGAACGTGTACCTGCAGGGGTACAACCGAGACCTGGTCGAGGAGTACCTGAAGCTGTCTCAGACCGGTGAACTTTGTTACTCAGAGGGTATGAGGGTACACCAGATCACCGGAAGTTGTGACTGCATGAACAAGGTCTGCGATCGTCACGACCCGAAGAAGGTCGACTACTGTAACA ATATTGTCCTATCGCCATTTACACCCTCAATGAACACATCGTCAGCATACGATTGGCTGGGGTTTCAGCTGTCTTGGTAA